A stretch of DNA from Micromonospora sp. WMMD1155:
GCCGCACGTTGGGGGTGCTGGTCGCGGTCCTGCCGGTCCTGGCGGTCGCCGGTTGGGGCACCGGGCACTCCCCCGGCCTCTGGTTGCTGCCGGCGCTGGGCTTCACCGCCGGGGCGTTGGCGCTCGGCACGGTGGTGGGGATCGACCGCGCCGCGCTCATCCTGGCGCTGACCTGGTCCGCGGGCGTGGTGGCGCCGAGCCTGGTCGGCGGGCGACTCCCGGCCGTCCTCGCGGGCGGCAGTCCGACCGGTTGGACGCTCGCCACAGTGCTGTTGCTGGCCGTGGTCCTCGTCCAGGCCCGATGGCGGTCGCAGTTACCCACCAGCACCTTCCGATGACGAGATACGGAGAGATGATGATGCGTACGGTCAGCGTGGCGGAGACCGCGCCGTCGACGTACCCGTGGGCGGTGCACGCCGAGACGTTGCAGGTCAAGGCCGGTCGACACCTGGCGGTCAACGGTCTGGACCTGTCGTTGGGCATCGGCGTGCACGGGCTGCTCGGCCCCAACGGCGCCGGCAAGACGACGTTGATGCGGGCCCTGGCCACCGTGGTGAAGCCGGCCGCTGGTCGGCTCACCCTGCTGGGCGCGGAGGTCACCGCCGGGGCGGACCTGCGCCGGGTACGACGTGGCCTGGGCTACCTGCCGCAGCACTTCGGTTTCTACCCGCGTTTCACGGTCCGGGAGTTCGTCGAGTACCTGGCCTGGCTCAAGGAGATGCCGAAATCGGTCATCCCCGGTGCGGTGCAACGGGCCATCGAACGGGTCGGGCTGGCGGATCGCGCCGACTTCCGGATGAAGACGCTGTCCGGCGGGATGCTGCGCCGCGCCGGCATCGCCCAGGCGATCGTCAACGACCCGCAGGTGCTGCTGCTCGACGAGCCGACC
This window harbors:
- a CDS encoding ABC transporter ATP-binding protein, producing MRTVSVAETAPSTYPWAVHAETLQVKAGRHLAVNGLDLSLGIGVHGLLGPNGAGKTTLMRALATVVKPAAGRLTLLGAEVTAGADLRRVRRGLGYLPQHFGFYPRFTVREFVEYLAWLKEMPKSVIPGAVQRAIERVGLADRADFRMKTLSGGMLRRAGIAQAIVNDPQVLLLDEPTVGLDPEQRLDFRELLREIGLDSCVLVSTHLVEDVAVACTDVVLVSEGRLVWQGSTGELAEQGGADDAGDSATERGYSSVLRAYRGRVSA